Proteins from a single region of Struthio camelus isolate bStrCam1 chromosome W, bStrCam1.hap1, whole genome shotgun sequence:
- the LOC138064263 gene encoding G-protein coupled receptor-associated protein LMBRD2 codes for MSGAALGLEIVFVFFLALFLLHRYGDFKKQHRLVIIATLLAWYLCFLIVFILPLDVSTTIYNRCKLAVNSSPPESNGSYVTLAPSKQKCFKPWSYIPNGIMPIFWRVVYWTSQFLTWILLPFMQSYARSGGFSITGKIKTALIENAIYYGTYLLIFGAFLIYVAVNPNFNLQWNQLQTIGIAAANTWGLFLLVLLLGYGLVEIPRSHWNGAKRGYLLMKTYFKAAKLMTEKADAEENLEDIMEEVRKVNESIKYNHPLRKCVDTILKKCPTEYQERMGRNMDDYEDFDERQNSYPSEKSLVKLHKQVIYSVQRHRRTQVQWQILLEQAFYLEDVAKNETSASRQFVHTFQSPESENKIFQYFYTPTVEWYWECLLRPWFYRVLAVVLATFSVIVVWSECTFFSTKPVLSLFAVFIQLAEKTYNYIYIEMACFLTIFFLSICVYSTVFRIRVFNYYYLASHHQTDAYSLLFSGMLFCRLTPPLCLNFLGLTHMDATISHKNTQPTAYTSIMGSMRVLSFIADGFYIYYPMLVVILCIATYFSLGTRCLNLLGFQQFMGDSEMTSDLIDEGKELIRREKRKRQRQEEGESRRREWKERYGNREDSTRSRAVHTDQKESSFSETNANRPLSKYTRSNGRTERDRIELLQDAEPLDFNADSINDDPLESESGRYQPGGRYLSMSRSRIFDDV; via the exons ATGAGCGGTGCAGCTTTGGGCCTTGAGATAGTGTTTGTCTTTTTTCTGGCTTTATTCCTACTTCATCGATATGGAGACTTTAAGAAACAACATAGGCTGGTGATCATAGCAACGCTGTTGGCCTGGTATCTCTGCTTTCTTATTGTGTTTATACTGCCTCTGGATGTCAGCACG ACTATATATAATCGCTGCAAACTTGCTGTTAACTCCAGTCCTCCGGAAAGTAATGGCTCTTACGTTACGCTTGCTCCAAG CAAGCAAAAATGTTTCAAACCATGGAGTTATATTCCTAATGGAATTATGCCAATTTTCTGGCGTGTTGTATATTGGACATCACAGTTTTTAACATG GATTCTTTTACCCTTCATGCAATCATATGCTAGATCAGGAGGGTTCTCCATTACTGGGAAGATTAAAACTGCGTTGATTGAGAATGCAATCTATTACGGCACTTACTTGCTGATTTTTGGAGCATTTTTAATATATGTGGCTGTAAACCCCAACTTCAATTTGCAATG GAACCAACTTCAGACTATTGGGATAGCAGCCGCAAACACTTGGGGTCTCTTTCTTCTCGTGTTGCTTTTGGGTTATGGTTTGGTGGAAATTCCCCGCTCTCACTGGAATGGGGCCAAACGGGGTTATCTTCTCATGAAGACCTATTTCAAAGCTGCTAAACTGATGACCGAAAAAGCAGATGCAGAGGAGAATTTAGAGGATATTATGGAG GAGGTCCGTAAAGTAAACGAAAGTATCAAGTATAATCACCCTTTGAGAAAATGTGTTGATACGATACTGAAAAAG tgtCCTACAGAGTACCAGGAAAGAATGGGTAGGAACATGGATGATTATGAAGATTTTGATGAAAGACAGAACAGTTATCCAAGTGAAAAAAGTTTGGTCAAACTTCACAAGCAG GTAATTTATTCAGTGCAGAGACATCGTCGTACACAGGTCCAGTGGCAGATTCTTTTAGAACAAGCCTTTTATCTAGAAGATGTGGCAAAAAATGAAACCAGCGCAAGTCGCCAGTTTGTTCATACTTTTCAATCCCCAGAATCAGAGAAtaaaatttttcagtatttctacacACCAACCGTTG AGTGGTACTGGGAATGTCTTCTACGACCATGGTTTTACAGGGTTCTTGCAGTTGTTTTGGCCACGTTCTCTGTAATTGTCGTGTGGTCGGAGTGCACGTTTTTCAGCACAAAACCCGTTTTATCCCTATTTGCAGTTTTCATACAGCTGGCAGAAAAGACATACAATTATATATACATAGAG atggcCTGTTTTCTTACCATCTTCTTCCTAAGTATCTGTGTTTACTCTACTGTCTTCAGGATCCGTGTATTTAACTATTATTACTTGGCTTCGCATCATCAGACAGATGCGTACAGTCTCCTTTTCAGTGGAAT GTTATTTTGCCGTCTTACTCCACCATTATGTTTGAATTTTTTGGGCTTGACCCATATGGATGCAACAATCTCTCATAAAAACACTCAGCCAACTGCTTACACATCA ataATGGGATCTATGAGAGTGCTATCCTTCATTGCAGATGGATTCTATATATATTACCCGATGCTTGTTGTCATTCTCTGTATTGCCACATACTTCAG TTTAGGAACTCGTTGTTTGAATCTTCTGGGATTCCAGCAGTTCATGGGGGATAGCGAGATGACGTCTGATTTGATTGATGAAGGAAAAGAACTAATCAGAAGAG agAAAAGAAAGCGGCAAAGACAAGAAGAAGGTGAAAGTCGAAGAAGA gaATGGAAAGAGCGATATGGAAACAGAGAAGATTCCACTAGAAGCAGAGCTGTCCACACAGACCAAAAAGAGTCCAGCTTCTCAGAGACCAATGCAAATAGAC CACTATCAAAGTACACCCGATCAAATGGTAGGACTGAGAGAGATAGAATAGAACTCCTCCAGGATGCAGAACCTTTGGATTTTAATGCAGACTCAATTAATGATGACCCTCTTGAATCAGAGTCTGGAAG GTACCAGCCTGGTGGAAGATACTTGTCAATGTCTCGAAGCAGAATATTTGATGATGTCTAA